A single region of the Undibacterium piscinae genome encodes:
- a CDS encoding ABC transporter permease has translation MNGFQTLLYKEVLRFWKVATQTIAAPVMTAMMLYLLIFGHVLEAHVQVYPGVKYTAFLIPGLVMMSVLQNAFANSSSSLIQSKITGNLVFILLPPLSHWEVFGAYVLASVVRGLTVGAGVFLVTIWFGEMSFVAPWWIVIFALLGAAMLGSMGLIAGIWAEKFDQLAAFQNFLIMPATFLSGVFYSIHSLPAFWQNLSRFNPFFYMIDGFRYGFFGQSDVNPLTSAAIVAVFFIVLATIALQMLKSGYKLRH, from the coding sequence ATGAACGGCTTTCAAACCTTGCTTTACAAGGAAGTGCTGCGTTTCTGGAAAGTGGCGACTCAAACCATCGCTGCACCGGTGATGACGGCGATGATGTTGTATCTGCTGATCTTCGGTCATGTGCTGGAAGCGCATGTACAGGTTTATCCCGGCGTCAAATATACCGCTTTCCTGATCCCGGGATTGGTGATGATGAGCGTCTTGCAAAATGCCTTTGCCAATTCATCTTCGTCTCTGATTCAGTCAAAAATTACCGGCAATCTGGTGTTCATTTTGCTGCCGCCCTTGTCGCATTGGGAAGTGTTCGGCGCCTATGTGCTGGCATCCGTGGTGCGTGGATTAACAGTGGGTGCCGGAGTGTTTCTGGTGACTATCTGGTTCGGTGAAATGAGTTTTGTCGCGCCTTGGTGGATAGTGATTTTTGCGCTGCTTGGTGCCGCGATGCTGGGAAGCATGGGTTTGATTGCGGGTATCTGGGCTGAGAAATTTGACCAGTTGGCGGCATTCCAGAACTTTCTGATTATGCCCGCCACGTTTTTGTCCGGCGTGTTTTATTCTATCCATTCGCTGCCGGCTTTCTGGCAAAATTTATCGCGCTTCAACCCATTTTTTTATATGATCGACGGTTTTCGTTATGGTTTCTTTGGCCAGTCAGACGTTAATCCCTTGACCAGTGCGGCTATCGTTGCTGTATTTTTCATTGTGCTGGCGACTATCGCTTTACAGATGTTAAAGAGCGGCTATAAGTTGCGGCACTGA